A region from the Mesorhizobium sp. J8 genome encodes:
- a CDS encoding thiamine diphosphokinase: MGTFTILLGGELFRTPRLERQIAGSRVIAADAGIGHARMLGLVPELWVGDFDSVPPNLPDELAAVPRKVFPAEKDMTDGELAIAEALKRGATNLVLAGAFGGKRADHAFLHLALAVRLAETGTKVLLTSGAQEGAPILSGKAAGFDYADGTLFSVLGFSDLSGLTVTGAKWPLDSVEVAFGSSLTISNEVKGRLGIALERGRALLLAHPYPLPES; this comes from the coding sequence ATGGGCACATTCACCATCCTGCTTGGCGGCGAGCTTTTCCGTACGCCCCGGCTCGAACGCCAGATCGCCGGCTCGCGCGTCATTGCCGCCGACGCCGGCATCGGCCATGCCCGCATGCTTGGGCTCGTTCCCGAACTCTGGGTCGGCGATTTCGACTCCGTGCCGCCCAACCTGCCCGATGAACTGGCCGCCGTTCCGCGAAAAGTCTTTCCGGCCGAGAAGGACATGACCGACGGCGAGCTTGCCATAGCGGAAGCGCTCAAGCGCGGCGCCACGAACCTCGTGCTGGCCGGCGCCTTCGGCGGCAAACGCGCCGACCATGCCTTTCTGCATCTTGCGCTGGCTGTGCGTCTGGCTGAGACCGGCACCAAGGTCTTGCTGACCAGCGGCGCGCAGGAAGGCGCCCCCATCCTGTCAGGGAAAGCAGCCGGTTTCGACTATGCCGATGGTACTTTGTTCTCCGTGCTCGGTTTCTCCGATCTCTCTGGCCTGACGGTGACCGGTGCCAAATGGCCGCTCGACAGCGTCGAGGTGGCGTTCGGCTCCTCGCTCACTATATCAAACGAGGTCAAAGGGCGGCTCGGCATCGCGCTGGAGCGCGGCCGGGCGCTGCTTCTGGCCCACCCCTATCCTCTTCCAGAAAGCTGA
- the thiB gene encoding thiamine ABC transporter substrate binding subunit, with the protein MRAVLCNLILATGLVSLLAGVAPAEAKDKLTVYTYESFTADWGPGPAVKKEFEAECGCDLEFVSVADGVALLNRVKLEGAGTKADIVLGLDTNLTADAKASGLFAPHGEVSGINVPGGWSDDTFVPFDYGYFAVVYDTEKLKVPPKSLKELVEGAGTDKIVIQDPRTSTPGLGLLLWVKSVYGDKAPEAWAKLKTKVLTVTPGWSEAYGLFTKGEAPMVLSYTTSPAYHMVAENTERYQAASFEEGEYLQIEVAGITTAGAKNPLAQKFIAFMTGPKFQDVIPETNWMFPVGKTDKPLNPAFDRLVKPTKTLLFSPEEVAANRKAWVDEWLAVMSK; encoded by the coding sequence ATGCGCGCAGTGCTGTGCAATCTCATTCTCGCAACCGGTCTTGTTTCGCTTCTGGCCGGCGTCGCGCCCGCCGAGGCCAAGGACAAGCTCACCGTCTACACCTATGAGAGCTTCACCGCCGACTGGGGTCCCGGTCCGGCCGTCAAGAAGGAGTTCGAAGCCGAATGCGGCTGCGACCTCGAATTCGTCTCGGTGGCCGACGGCGTGGCGCTGCTCAACCGCGTCAAGCTGGAAGGCGCCGGCACCAAGGCCGATATCGTGCTCGGCCTCGACACCAATCTGACGGCGGATGCCAAGGCGAGCGGCCTGTTCGCGCCGCATGGCGAGGTGTCGGGCATCAACGTGCCCGGCGGCTGGAGCGACGACACTTTCGTGCCCTTCGACTATGGCTATTTCGCCGTCGTCTATGACACTGAGAAGCTCAAAGTTCCGCCGAAGAGCCTGAAGGAACTGGTCGAAGGCGCCGGCACGGACAAGATCGTCATCCAGGATCCGCGCACCTCGACGCCCGGCCTTGGGCTGCTCTTGTGGGTGAAATCGGTCTATGGCGACAAGGCGCCGGAGGCCTGGGCCAAGCTCAAGACCAAAGTGCTGACGGTGACGCCGGGCTGGAGCGAGGCCTATGGGCTGTTCACCAAGGGCGAGGCGCCGATGGTGCTCTCCTACACCACCTCGCCGGCCTACCACATGGTGGCCGAGAACACCGAGCGCTATCAGGCGGCATCGTTCGAGGAAGGCGAATACCTGCAGATCGAGGTGGCCGGTATCACGACGGCCGGCGCGAAGAATCCGCTGGCGCAGAAATTCATCGCCTTCATGACCGGGCCGAAGTTCCAGGACGTCATTCCGGAGACCAACTGGATGTTCCCGGTCGGCAAGACCGACAAGCCGCTCAATCCGGCCTTCGACAGACTGGTGAAGCCGACCAAGACCCTGCTGTTCAGCCCGGAAGAAGTGGCGGCCAACCGCAAGGCCTGGGTGGATGAGTGGCTGGCGGTGATGAGCAAGTAG